The sequence TTATCACATCTGCTCCTCGACCATTATCCCCATCACATGTCTGCCCCAAGTCCATCCCCCACAGTGCTCCCGCATCTTGTATAACAAGCAGTGTGAGCTGTGCAGTGCAGCATTTTGACCTTTCCACTGGATACTGCAGCAGGGTCAAAGCTGCTGCCGGGCAGATTGGGAGAGTAGTGTGAAGTGGAACATACCGCCCATCCGTCCTTGCAGTCAGGACTAAGTTAGAACACTTCTCCAAAATTTGGACAATCCCACTGGATGCAGGACCATTGGCAGACTGTTGTGCTCTTTCGTACCTGTCCCTGAAACATTGACTACCAGCTGCTGCTGGCGTCTTGAGTTCCATGGCTGTTTTGAGggacctggaatgttggggctctGCATGGTAAAAGAATAGGAACTTTTCACCTCTTGGAAagctgaacaacaactgaacacATTTTCCTCCCTTCCCCCTTCTGCCAACCAGCCCTGTCGTTAAATCCCCATCCACATACAATAAATAGGCACCCAAAAACCCAATATTACATTTTGAGCTCACATCTtctattacattaatagcccccacattaCATAAATTGCCCCCACCAGCAGCCAAATTACATAAGAGCCCTAACTATATTCCATTAACAGTCCCACTATAATACTATCATTTGCCAGGATTCTGCTCATGGGGTAGTTATGGAGATAAAAATAACAAACCATATAATTTATAAGAGAACCTTAAACTGGCACACAGTAGGACTATGTACTATTCCCATGATTACCATGGCTATAAACGTTATCCCCACAACATCCTTTGcgtttctttttttgttgtttcttATGGCGGCACAGTTTATTTTCAATTGGAACATTCAGTAGTAATTCTGATCACGTTCACCAAGTTCAGAATCATAGCGGAGTCTGAAGGATGTTGTCTGACTAAATCCGAAAATAATGGTCATCTAGTAATAACAAATCCATTTTTGGAAAATGATCAATATATAATTTGCAAACCAAATTAGCAGTCTGTCTGTCCATCCGTGTGAGGAAGTGGTTtgaattggattttttttgttaacaTGACACAACCCATTCATATTCATTAATACAGAAAGATGAGTTTTTCTGTGgtgaaaactgcaatatatatatatatatatatatatatatatatatattacaaggtcCTTCTAGAAAGTACAGTGAAATAAATAATGTTCCATAAGATATATCTTCTCTCTCATTTCTAAACAAAGCAGCCACTTGGAAAATCCTTGTGATGGCATTTGAGATTTCACAGCTGCCATTGCCGTCCCAGCCAACTCTGTGACCTTTTCGTTTGTGTTCTACCACACAATGTAATCAGTTATTCATGCAATGGATTCAAAATGGCCCCTGTCACATTTTAGtgctctttaatttttttttccagacagAGTAAAGTTCTCCCCTGTGTATATTTGCCAGTGGCTCCTTGTGGAATGTGCTTGCATTAATAGCTTAACCGTTGTCTCTGTTCTAACTATTACATTAATTGCTCTCTGTAATGTTAACAATATTTTACATGGGGCCCTATGTTTTAGCTTCAGATTTGTAAAGAATAATGAAAATTTGTGTTTGGTAAGGAAGAGTAAATAACAATTATTAACGTACATATTACCACGGTATTAAACATGACTGACTGATTcgtttgtaataataataatttggccaCATTGCTTCATCTCCCACTCATTGAAGTCACCATATGTACCTAATTGCAGCTAATCATCTTGGCACATTAaagtaaactgtaatattttcatAGATGCCTCAGTAAGACCTGTGCTTACTTTTCAGAACGAATACATGAAGGATGATTTTTTGATTAAGATCGAGACGTGGCACAAGCCTGATCTGGGTACACAAGACAATGTAAGTGTCTGACACAACGCCTCTTTATTGCTATAGAAATCATTTCAATCGTAATGAtgatacatgtttttattttttttattttttttatgccagATTGCAAATGGGTCTCGTGACCTAAATTTTTGTTAGTTTCCCTGTGTAAGAAACATGGCAGAACAAAGTGTATTATTGCAGTACAGCTAATAATATCCAGTTAATTCCTACTTTGAACTGGGTTTATTTTGGTTTACTTTCTCCAGGAATGTTCCATAAGCTTACAGTTGGTATCAAGCCTCATACTAACCTCATCTTAGGTTTATTTTTGGTATCATGAAACCTGTGTTTTACCACTCTTAAGTGACATGGGTAACAGTTATTGACCGGAGGTAGTTTCTAGTTTCCACTGATCAGTTTGCTAATTGATTTaactataaggggcatattcaattgttggcgaaaacgccCAAAAACTCACtgcgtgcgcactattactattattatggtaaaagtgcgcgtaaataccgttattacggtagttttctcgctggatttcagctcgcggctcagggagctgcgcgctgaaatccagcttactattaccgtaataacggtaatagttttaacgccgccgGGACTTCAaagaattaaatatgcccctaaatgttgaGTGATGTTCTTTCAATTGCAAAGATAAACTATCCCAGTTTAGCTCTTCATACAGACTACGGTAGTGAGTGCTGGGTCTACGACTGGGAACAAATCTTGGCAGTCTGTATGATGTAACTGGTCTGTTTTGTTTGTCCTGCAAAATTGTATTCAAGTACTGGCATTATTAGTTGGTTATGTCTTGGATGTATTTTGAGCCTGTTGGCAGATCGGAGATGCAGCCTGTATTATTGTAGATGGTTCGTGTCAAACACTTTGAGCCGGAGTCATTTaggagaaagcaaaaaaaaaaaggaggaagtttgctcctggacaaactatgttacaatgcaaagggtgaaaattagtttattattttgcacataaggaaaatactggctgttttttcatgtaactcacaaatactttatagctttatttctacactgaaatttaaagttgatctagaccagtgttggctaacctgtgacactccagatgtttgtgaaactacaaatcacagcatgctttgccaatatatagcagcttattgctggaagggtatgctgggacttgtagtttcacaacacctggagtgtcacaggttagccaacactgatctaggacatgcccttccccaactataaatctgtccccacattttaaatttacctgcccctccattgcaacatggttttgccaatgtacaaagttactccttttttgtttttttttactttactcttTAATATCTCGGGCCCTCTTTGTTTAGTAGTCATGGCTTGCATGGATAACATTTGGGACATCTAAGCTGGTCTACCAACATTGTGGGCTTATCCATGTCAGTTGGTTTTAGTTACACCAGTGGTTCTTAATGTAAGCCCACCAAATAAAATTGTTTAGTAATGAACACTGTATATTTCATATactatttttattgtgtataaaaAAGCAAATTGTTACGATATAATGAATAGAAAgtttaaacaaacatttaaacAGGAACAGTATATTAGTTGGCAGTCTGCAATAGGTGTGCAAATAGAGAATTATGCAGACCCACTCTAAATGGTATAGCCATGTCCTGGGTCCCAACATGAAACAATAGGAATATGGCTGTATCTTGTGTTATGTCATGCTACTTGTCCTGTTACCTGTGTTCTATCGcaactttataataaataataatggacATAGCTAGTGACCAGGAAAAGTTTGACATGCCGTTGTTAGCTACCTTTATTCCTCAGGGACACAATGCAGTCGTTTTATCTACAATATCATTCAAGGTGTTCTATGGAGTCATCGCTGTATCAATGCTATCCATCTTTACAGGTGCATAAGTTAGAGCCAGACGTCTGGAAGAACGTGGAAGTAGTACAAATCGATATTGCAGATCGCAGCCAGGTTCTCTCCAAGGTTAGTACATAACACATTGGAGATATAGAAAATCTATCTCTATGTTAACTCAGGAGCAGGGAACATAAGCTGCTTTACCTAAAACAAGCGGTTGCTTTAGGTAAAGCAGTGTTTTCCTTTATTGGGCTTAGACTAATAGCATGTGTCCACGCTCTACTGTTCGGCTATCCATTATATACATCATTGATCTGTACTGCACATAAACCTTGTGTGCTCACTGACTGCACAGGCATTTAGCACCATAAGTCCTTGCTACGTGTTTTCATGAGGGATTGACCAGTTTAGTTCCAGCTTTTCTGTCACACTATATGCATGTATgttataactttatttatttttaaatgtaccaCTGAATTCATGTTGCCCAATGCATTAATTTCTACTTTTTTGAATGTTgcaaataacttttggtaaatgTCTGACTGCTGGTCATAAATATAAACTAGTGGGAATAGCAGAGTGGAGGCATCCTAATAAAATGCAGTATAAAACAATATGCATTAGTTAGACTATAAAGTTCAAGTGTAtatcattaatatattaaaatttgGCAAACACTTGCCACATTTTGTGTACCAATAAAGCTCTAgatcctgtttttgtttttgtttttttatttactatatctGTAAACTACAGCCTGATGCTAATACTCatctggcagagcatgctgggatttgtagttcaacaGCTGGCCAAGTAGAAACcgcctgctgctgctgtccatgatCTGTTTTGTAGTTAATGTTGagatggtgtaaaaaaaaaaaaaaaaaaaaaaaaaaaaaagagagaaattaATGTGAagggaaaaaagtttttttgtattttttttttttttcctgaacatTTTAGGATTATAAACCAGAAGAGGACCCAGCAAAATTCAAGTCTGTCAAGACTTGTCGTGGACCACTAGCTCCTGATTGGAAGGTAATTGTATGGTTGTCTTACCACACTATGGTTACATTGGCcttttataaatgtttaatgCCAACTTCTGTTGAGCTGTATATTTTGTCATATGACATAACATGGCAGTGCTTGTATCACAGCAAAGTGTTTAGTGTTATTAGAGAATATTATTATTTGCTCAATATTATTATTCTAATCATTGAGCTCTGCACCGATGGACTGTGGCGAAAACAGGGCGTACGTAAAGCAGGGACATACATggtagacaatataaatgcagaccTGAAAGCAAAGGGTAGTCATGCCAGAACTTACATTCTgattggagattgggacagatgtgagggtagtataggtgggagtagggtctaaggtgggtaagtggttagcacttctgccttacagaagtgctaaccactcatgagttaaattcccgaccatggccttttctgtgtggagtttgtatgttctccccgtgtttgcgtgggttttcttcaggtgccccggtttccttccacactccaaaaacatactggtaggttaattggctgctatcaaattgacccgtgtgtgtgtgtgtgtgtgtgtgtgtgtttgtgtgtgtgtttgtgtgtctgtctgtcagggaatttagactgtaagccccaatggggcagagactgatgtgaatgagttctctgtacagtgctgcgcaattagtggcgctatataaaaaatggtaatgatgataataataaatagggTCGGCCTAAAGATTTGAAGCCTGTGGGACAGTGTGATTGGGTGTGGTAAGGAATTTCATGATTAGGAAGCAGCAAGGGAGAAATCATGTAGGCAGGATGAATAGTTACAGActgtagataagggtgagtaatttgcaGTTGAGAATCGGACTCTCCTAGGAGACGCAAGctgaatgatttaaaaaaaaaaaaaaaaaaaaaaggtagttgGCGCCAATGTTATTTTTAGATCAGAAATCTAACCTGGATAGGTTGGGCTGTTAGTGACAACCCTATTCACTGATTTGATTACaatgctttttgtttttgtattagaCAGCAAAAAGTACAATTTATCTCCTCTAATAGGGGACAGTTATGGAAGCTGGTGTATACGTGGCCGAACAAAACAGCTGTAGGTTTTAGTAACCAATTTAATGTTCCATTTTTCTAGTAAAGTTTAGAAATCGAAAGCTGTAAACTGTGTGGCTGTAATGGGTTACAGCACCTCTGTGTGCTTGCAGCAGTCAGTAATCTGTGTACATTGCCTCCTGTAGAAAACCTTGGGGCAGCGGAAGGATGTCCCTCACATGTGTGCTTACAAGCTGGTGACTGTCAAATTCAAGTGGTGGGGCCTGCAGAACAAAGTGGAAAGCTTCATACAAAAGGTGAGTAATGGTATTGCAGTTTACTGACCCACAGTTTCCAGTCTTCGAGCTCTGATGGTGAAACAGATTATTGGATTTCCGTTTTGATAAAAGGTGGCTGCTACCATTATTATAGCCATAgaagagcagaaagggaataAACATTCTAGTTTTTTGTTTGCGTAATATCCGATTTCAGTTAATTacatttcctttttacatattttaaaacacTAATTGATTTATACTGTTTGTCATCAGTTCCACAATTTTAGTACTTTCCGTATAGAAACTTCTGATGACGTCCTGGTGGAAATGTATTGTTAGCCATGAAATTGCACTTTATCCCAGTGTAATGTCCATTATCTACCTCTAATTATTACCAGTATTACATCACGCGGTTTACAGAGGCAAAGTCAGTGACATAGTATGTGGGATGGATTGCTTCAGAAACATGGCAGCATCCAGTGAGCAGAAAGATAAAACTAATAAGTAAACAGCGTTTTGTAACTAACTAGTACATGTAAGTGTGATACATCCATTTTAGTTCCAATATAAAAGGCCTTTTAAAGTTTTAATataaacactttttaaaataagGTCTTATAATTTGGGGAAGCCTAGGTGATGAGTTACTCCTTTAAACCTGTATGTTTGCACATTGACAGTGGCTGTTGTAATGATTTGACCATGATACAATTAAATATTAACCATACATTCCATTGGAACAGAGCCATTAGTGTCCATGACAATttgaatatacatatatttacttATAGGATCTGTGATCTGTTATcattaatgggggggggggggatcctgGGTGTTTTACTCCTTGTTAGCGTGTCCAGTGGTGCTtatcagtgactgggaggaaAGCTTGGTGGTAGTGTGTAACATTACCACAACACCAGTTAATTATTGGCACTCTTGATTAGATTCCTATATAAAAAATGtcatacatttttgtttcataaTTCCTCCCACCTTCATTACTTTACAGAAAGTGTGCTCAATATAATGAATAATCTTCCAGTGGATGCATGAGATCTCACTAAGGATTAAGAGAAAATTATAGGGAtatattatcaacatttatttatatagcgccagcaaattctgtatcgttgtacaattggggacaaacacaataaataaacaatactgggtaatacagacaaagaggtaagagggccctgctcgcaagcttacaatccatgggGGATATATGTATACTAAATGGACCAGAAAGATAAATAAGTTTGTTTTCCCTTGAATCATCTTAGTAGAGGCTTATTGATTTATTCTGGCAGTGAATGGCAtaactttttttgtgtgtaagaTGTGCATTTCTGTATGGTGCACGTACACCAAAGTTTCATATGCCTACCTCtgtatacagtggtcaaagtgggggtgtatacggttgtacaccatactgccacttttcctactgcctccattgtataactatcaaattccattcacttacacttcaattacattttccataccaccacttctaaatttccacttcaaccactgtccGTATATACATATTTGCGTATCGGGGGGAGCATATGaagagtacaataagggcatgttccCCTAAGTGTACACACAATTAGACAATGCATTTCCAGATATGCCCATTAGGAGGAGGAACTCTTGTGGGTAGTGGAGGGCTCATGCAATAATGATACCCACTTTCCCCACCAGCATCTACAAATGTTATTTCGCTACCTTCCATATCAAGTGTTCCTCACAGCTAGCTCATTTGTTAGCTCATTTGACCAGGGCCATCCTTACtttttcatatcattgtatgttatttatttgtatgattATGTTCTCAATGTACAAAGCTTCATAATATGTTGgagcttttatatattataatagtgATGGTGATTGTCGGCAGCGCTGTCtatccacttgtgattggctgcttgcgTATTGACCCTCCAGCTAATAGTACTTATCATTAATGTCagggctatattatatgaagttgcagcGATCTATTCATATtgcttaattgacatttctaATTTGACTACTGTAGCAAAAGAGATTCCCTTATGACTTTTAAAGGgataaacaacagatgtttgtgtcTTTAATTTGTGTTTGTTGTTAAGTACATTTCATATTGAACCATGCAATCTCCTATTGTTTGTCTCCATAAGCAGTATTAATTGCTAAAGTCTCCAGAGCATGAGCACACAATGGCGGCGAATGAACACGAATATTCCACTAACATGAGTGAATTTAACACATTTAAGTCCCAGACCAAACCTGTCCTGAGCATATAAATAAGGGgattgttttcattattattaattataatatttattattattattttattttttaaataggtcTGGTACTATGCTACTCACAttgctaaaatatattttctttagtgtTTTGTTATGTCAGTGGAGTTAAGTAAAGGTGACTCGTATTTATAAATTCAAGGTTCTCTTCATACAGTAATCTGGTGCTCCGTGCTCATGTTTAGAATGTCTTTACTCTTATATCTCCATACATATCGGCACTTAATggaaaaagtaagagatgaatgaCCTTTgttttaaaaccaaaaaaaaaaacccgaacGCAAACGGTAGTCCTGTAAAATTTGTATTTTCTCACAGCATAAATAGCAGAGTACCGCACACTGAGAGGTCCTTATGGCAATTGCCATGCAGCAAAATGCTGGGATTGTAAAACTGTAACTTATTACTTTGAAATGTAAGGTTTGATGCCTCCTATGTGGAGTTCTACGCTTTATTctttgtgacttttttttatttatttttttgagttTAGCAGTGTGCTTACTGTAACATTGTATtcagttatttatttgtattatcagCAAGAGAGGCGGCTGTTTACAAACTTCCATCGGCAGCTTTTTTGCTGGCTGGACAAATGGGTGGAGCTCACAATGGAGGACATTCGCAGGATGGAGGATGAAACCAAGAGAGAGCTTGATGAGGTTTGTATTTCAGCGTCTCTGCAAATACACttattctatttttctttttgtcctCCGGACATGAAGGGTTTCTTGTTTTTAAGCTGGGCATTTTTAAGGTACACTAAGGTGTCTTAaggcagcaatcccatgaaaaagtGAGGCATGGTGGGGTTTTAGCTGGTTGTAAGAAGAATATTTGTATTTACcatttctttggtttgtttctttaATCTAGTTTTACTGATTTATAATTATGCAGTGTCatagactaccatggcaaccacaatcACATGGcaatgatgtagtgagcagagatgctttggaacgcccctctgagctccgCTTCTCAGTGTATTATAAaaatcccccccctcctctccccatcttcacatgacatgcttgGAGACACTGTGTGTGACTAGCAGCCATACTTTGCGCCCTTCAGTTAGATTTTGAAAAAAAGGAATTGCTGTGCAGGAGGCCAGCTAAGAAAAATAATGCACGCtttaaaggtacttaacttgctgtttaaataataaaaaaaccaacaactttCTATGTGGGATTTCTGACTTAAAGCCCtgcaaataatacaataaatgttttattaaagtgGAAGGTATCACAAGTTCCTAATTAGCTTTGAACAAGCAGCACTATACCGTCAATCCAGAGaatgaagaggtaaccctttccATGGGTGGAGATACGTAGCTCACTCTTCTTGCCACCTATACATAATAAAACTGCTACATAGCTAGAGCTGGACATACGGAATTCAACCTGCTGAAATCTGTTTTTATCTGGTTAGACTTAAAAACAACAGGTGTATTCAACACTggtgagatccttaatgaaaacTTGCAAATGCTACAATGATATCTAATGagcttaataataattttatttctacTATTAAGTATACTAAATAATCAAAAGTAACAAACAAATCCCTGCAGCATGTCCAATACAGGGGATCTCTCTGCCCATATGTATTCAATATAACGAACAACCCAATAATAATGAACAGTGCGGGGGATTATTCAATTATATACATTTCTATATGGCATGGATTTATTATACCATGTATACTgtaaatattcaaatataaatatatacatttttttatatggcACATAACCCCCAGTGATATATACCCTGCAATAgtgattttatatttctttctgCACCCtggtttatttgtatttcagtactTATTTGAGATCTGGGAACTCCTATTATCAAGGCAACTGAAGgctcacatacacacattttatgGATGCTTAAATGTGTGTATacatcttaacaatattatgccacagccACTATTTAATATGTTCCTATTCCACACTAATCTAAATGACTTATTCGAGCAGACCCAGCGTAAGAAGTTTATTAGCTATTTTGTGCTCCAGTTCATCTATTCCTGGCAGTAATTGGCCATGGTAGAATCATGCACAATGTCCTCTTCCAGCATGTAGAATGTGTGTCCTGTGGACAAAGGGTAACTGAAAACTTCTATATGGCTTGATGTCACTTCTTTTCTCATGTGAACTAGATGAATAATAATACTGTTTCAACCTTAGATGAGAGAGAAGGACCCAGTGAAAGGAATGGTGGCAGCAGATGATTAGCACTGAAGTATTGAGTTCAGTAAGTACTATTCGTGTAATTGTTCCTGTGTTCATGGAGGCAAAGtccatataattttattattttggatAATGATAAATCGCTATAAAGGATTTTCTGTCTGCACACATTGGAAGCATTTATTTCAGGGCTGACCCAGGATCCATGAAAATACAACCAATCTATTCTCTAGAATAGGCCTGGACAACGTGTGGCTCtctgggtgttgtgaaactacaagccccagcatgctttgccagtaggtgGCCTGCTGATAGCTGACAGGGCTGGGGCTTGTGGtattacaacacctggagaggcacAGGTCGTCCAGGCCTGCTCTAGAACAGTTATGTAGAACAGGTGACCTCACTGAGCCATGAGGCtgtattttcatgaatattggtgcaGCCCAAGAAATAGATTCCTTCCTTGTGTGTTCGTGACAGGTAGACATTATGTTTACTTGTGGTGCTTCCAATGCAGGGAGAACCAGACTAAATATGTCACACCTGGAATCCCAGCCATTCACATAGGCACTTGGCCAATATATATTGCAAACAGTAAGTACTTGCATGTTTAGCTCTCAAAGTTTTCATTATGAAACCTTTTTATGGCTGTGCCCCCAGACTGGGATATCAGAGGGTGACTGGCACTAAGCTTGCTCATTTTATCAAATATAACCCATTATGTACACCAAAAGTAGAAGTCACTGATATTTGGTGATTTCAAAACTATTCtaacagggttttttttgtttattttttttttttccccgtttCGCTCTATTTTTATCTGTATCACTTCCATGTTGCACCAAGTGGGGCTACCAGCCTGTAATGCTTCTATTGATTGATTAACAGCCTCATCTGACTCCTACATGCAGTAGCAGATGTCTGTTCCTGGTACTTTACGCATGCATTGCTAACAAGTGTTACCCCAAATGCACGTTGGGTATTGCGCTGAATTCAGCATGGTGCATCAGATCAGAGCTACctccacattgctggcaattttAAAATGGTAGCGTGTGCCAAAGAAATCAGGAGAAAGATGTTAAACTCTGTAGAACTGCATGTGTTTCAACCCATGCAACCAGACCACTCTTCCCAATTTCTCTGTTGCTTTCACCTGGacaaactgttttttttacttttagtttTATCTTATCTACCCATGTGAattttagatttgtttttattttatttttcctggaAAAACtcattgaactttttttttttgtttttttatattatatcatttatttaagaGAATTGACCTTTTGGTTACATGCAGAAACATTAGCTTCAATGTAAGTGACACGTTCTATAACACAGATACTCTCTCTGTCATGCTAAACTCATGTTCTTGTACTCAACAAAAAGAGAGTTTATGACCACACTTAAGAACATATGATTTAAATGTTAAGATTTTCTAACCTACACAGATGTGCAAAATGTTTACAGAAAAGCAAATATTCACTTAAGTTTTGTCCAATGCTGTTTAATATATCTCTTATATTTTGTTCTTAGTTTTGAACTGACATGATGAACAGGAAGCCTGTGCTCCAGTCCTG is a genomic window of Mixophyes fleayi isolate aMixFle1 chromosome 2, aMixFle1.hap1, whole genome shotgun sequence containing:
- the PITPNA gene encoding LOW QUALITY PROTEIN: phosphatidylinositol transfer protein alpha isoform (The sequence of the model RefSeq protein was modified relative to this genomic sequence to represent the inferred CDS: substituted 1 base at 1 genomic stop codon), which translates into the protein MVLCXLFQYQVGQLYSVAEASKNETGGGEGVEVLVNEPYEKDGEKGQYTHKIYHLQSKVPTFVRMLAPEGALNMHEKAWNAYPYCRTIITNEYMKDDFLIKIETWHKPDLGTQDNVHKLEPDVWKNVEVVQIDIADRSQVLSKDYKPEEDPAKFKSVKTCRGPLAPDWKKTLGQRKDVPHMCAYKLVTVKFKWWGLQNKVESFIQKQERRLFTNFHRQLFCWLDKWVELTMEDIRRMEDETKRELDEMREKDPVKGMVAADD